The following coding sequences are from one Lolium rigidum isolate FL_2022 chromosome 6, APGP_CSIRO_Lrig_0.1, whole genome shotgun sequence window:
- the LOC124663617 gene encoding uncharacterized protein LOC124663617, whose translation MAASAPTGCFKCGRPGHWSRDCPSAPPSSSTNPNPTAGASYPPSSSRPAPYQPRQPPKPAAEGEDAQQEGGKKKKKERVTRPKLTPDLLLSDDGLGYVLRYFPKAFKPRARPGHEVEDLGNLIKLYADWHSRLIPYYSFDQFVRKVEKVGASNRVRRCISELKERVARGGDPTKLHEPAVEEVMAEGELDGATQEDPILGTEPPSTDSHVMELVQEDIDPPLVESNDVDPMQEDLLNEIYQNTADEPGIRPGEGGAGEPLAPREAEKHQDGGTSGGSKPSKIELTEEQKARMEANRLKALERAAAARARASQSQPTAETTT comes from the exons atggcggcgtcggcgccgacGGGCTGCTTCAAGTGCGGCCGCCCGGGCCACTGGTCACGCGACTGCCCCTCCGCTCCGCCGTCCTCCTCAACCAACCCAAACCCCACCGCCGGCGCCTCCTACCCACCATCCTCTTCCCGCCCCGCACCCTACCAGCCAAGACAGCCACCCAAGCCCGCGGCGGAGGGGGAAGATGCACAGCAGGAAGgcggcaagaagaagaagaaggagagggtgACGCGGCCCAAGCTCACGCCGGACCTGCTCCTCTCCGATGACGGCCTAGGATACGTCCTCCGCTACTTTCCCAAGGCATTCAAACCCCGCGCCCGGCCCGGCCACGAG GTGGAGGATCTTGGCAATCTGATCAAGCTTTATGCTGACTGGCACTCTCGCTTGATCCCTTATTACTCATTTGACCAGTTTGTGCGCAAAGTTGAGAAAGTTGGGGCCAGCAACCGTGTTAGG AGATGCATTTCTGAACTAAAGGAAAGGGTGGCCAGAGGGGGAGATCCTACAAAACTGCATGAACCAGCAGTGGAAGAAGTGATGGCAGAGGGAGAACTTG ATGGAGCCACACAGGAAGACCCAATCCTGGGGACTGAACCTCCGTCGACGGACAGTCATGTCATGGAGTTGGTGCAAGAAGATATAGATCCACCACTGGTGGAAAGTAATGATGTTGATCCCATGCAAGAGGATTTGCTGAATGAAATCTACCAAAACACAGCTGAT GAACCTGGAATCAGACCTGGTGAGGGAGGTGCTGGAGAACCCTTGGCTCCAAGAGAGGCCGAGAAGCATCAAGATGGAGGGACGAGTGGTGGAAGCAAGCCAAGCAAAATCGAATTGACAGAGGAACAGAAGGCGCGCATGGAGGCTAACCGGCTCAAGGCGTTGGAGAGAGCAGCGGCAGCACGGGCTCGTGCATCCCAGTCACAGCCTACTGCTGAAACTACCACCTAG